In one window of Hevea brasiliensis isolate MT/VB/25A 57/8 chromosome 10, ASM3005281v1, whole genome shotgun sequence DNA:
- the LOC110652023 gene encoding uncharacterized protein LOC110652023 has translation MEEEQVITFLIDGEAEVRPLISIPTSATIEQLKEKIKEYTGVPISRQTLLYNNSRLFDFCTIKRYKFGSPMVGVVLDVAPARKEINVNITVTCPAFRINVKVNPNKDTVIQLKQKIGEVWGIETKDITLWRLSRKMQDHLPLCRYYINEGSDVQFTRTGEPLNF, from the coding sequence ATGGAAGAAGAACAAGTAATAACATTCCTAATTGATGGAGAAGCAGAAGTGAGGCCCTTAATTTCAATCCCAACAAGTGCAACTATAGAGCAACTCAAAGAGAAGATAAAGGAATATACAGGTGTTCCAATCTCTCGACAAACACTTCTCTACAACAATTCAAGATTGTTTGATTTTTGCACGATCAAGCGATATAAATTTGGTTCTCCAATGGTTGGTGTTGTTCTTGATGTTGCTCCTGCTAGAAAGGAAATCAATGTCAATATCACAGTCACTTGCCCAGCTTTCAGAATCAATGTCAAGGTTAACCCTAACAAGGACACTGTGATACAGTTGAAGCAGAAGATTGGAGAGGTTTGGGGCATTGAGACTAAGGATATTACTCTTTGGAGGCTTTCTAGGAAGATGCAAGATCATCTTCCTTTATGTAGATACTATATCAATGAGGGTTCTGATGTGCAGTTCACTAGGACAGGAGAACCTCTTAATTTCTGA